In Gossypium hirsutum isolate 1008001.06 chromosome D06, Gossypium_hirsutum_v2.1, whole genome shotgun sequence, one genomic interval encodes:
- the LOC107901575 gene encoding WD repeat-containing protein 76: protein MASQKLTDYERQRLENIKRNAEMVAALKLHSKAATLSAATAKRHRMKTFKASPEKKPKTETPIVIRRSLRTRGMPPDSKGLPDDFSDNFDKTPKSVSVIKPQSPRVLGPISMGDAFSGDDETESNKMLVGTILSIAKETQVGVSVKDVKDEIFSDKGALGSCKSEGFESLGTEKVDESLSGKRKLVKGVVKNEYLDGLVKIEKSDQWLESLDLKPENVARLLPGRIMVVKFFPCSSVRMIAAGNKFGNIAFWNVDSNNKKEDGIYLYRPHTGPISGILIHQHSMSKIYSSCYDGFIRLMDAEKEVFDLVHSCDDTIFSLSQQPNNSETLYFAEGRGGLKVWDIRTGKSSRNWMLHEDRINTINFNSQNPNIMATSSTDGTACIWDLRSMSAHKLKTLKTVSHSRAVHSAYFSPSGSSLATTSLDNKVGIISGVNFEDACMIYHDNWTGRWLSSFRGIWGWDDSYIFIGNMKRGVDVISPSQKRSVMTLQSPEMSAIPCRFDAHPYKIGMLAGATSGGQVYLWTPC, encoded by the exons ATGGCGTCTCAGAAACTAACAGATTATGAACGTCAAAGGCTCGAAAACATAAAGAGAAACGCCGAAATGGTGGCCGCACTCAAGCTCCACTCAAAAGCAGCCACTCTTTCAGCCGCCACCGCCAAACGCCACAG GATGAAAACGTTTAAAGCGAGTCCAGAGAAAAAACCCAAGACGGAAACCCCTATCGTAATTCGACGGTCGTTGAGGACGAGAGGTATGCCGCCGGATTCAAAAGGTTTGCCTGATGACTTTTCTGACAATTTCGATAAAACACCAAAATCCGTTAGCGTTATAAAGCCGCAATCGCCTCGTGTTTTGGGTCCTATTAGTATGGGAGATGCTTTTAGTGGAGATGATGAAACGGAGTCTAACAAAATGCTGGTTGGGACAATTTTGAGTATTGCAAAGGAGACCCAAGTTGGTGTTTCGGTTAAGGATGTTAAAGATGAGATTTTTAGTGACAAAGGAGCTTTGGGTTCTTGCAAAAGTGAGGGTTTTGAATCACTAGGTACAGAAAAGGTTGATGAGAGTTTGAGTGGGAAAAGGAAGTTGGTCAAGGGTGTGGTtaaaaatgagtatttggatgGTTTAGTTAAGATTGAGAAGAGTGATCAATGGCTGGAATCGTTGGATTTGAAACCGGAAAATGTAGCACGGCTTTTGCCTGGAAGGATTATGGTGGTTAAGTTTTTCCCTTGCAGTAGTGTGAGGATGATTGCAGCTGGGAACAAATTTGGGAATATTGCATTTTGGAATGTGGATTCTAACAATAAAAAGGAAGATGGCATATATCTTTATCGCCCGCATACTGGCCCCATTTCTGGGATTTTGATTCATCAACATTCGATGTCAAAG ATTTATAGCAGCTGCTATGATGGCTTTATTCGATTAATGGATGCTGAGAAGGAAGTTTTTGATCTAGTGCATTCTTGTGATGATACCATATTTTCCCTCTCTCAGCAGCCTAATAATTCGGAGACCTTATATTTCGCTGAGGGTCGTGGAGGATTGAAGGTTTGGGATATTCGGACTGGGAAGTCCAGTAGAAACTGGATGCTTCATGAAGATAGGATCAACACCATAAACTTCAACTCACAAAATCCCAACATAATGGCAACCAGTTCAACGGATGGAACTGCTTGCATCTGGGATTTAAGGAGTATGAGTGCCCATAAACTGAAAACCTTAAAGACTGTGAGCCATAGTAGGGCTGTTCATTCTGCTTACTTCTCTCCGTCTGGAAGCTCTCTTGCGACCACAAG TTTGGACAACAAGGTGGGTATAATAAGTGGAGTTAATTTTGAGGACGCTTGTATGATATACCATGATAATTGGACTGGGAGGTGGCTTTCCAGTTTCAG AGGTATATGGGGGTGGGATGATTCATACATCTTCATTGGCAACATGAAAAGAGGTGTTGATGTAATCTCTCCATCACAAAAGAGAAGTGTTATGACTTTGCAGAGTCCAGAAATGTCTGCAATTCCATGCAGATTTGATGCGCACCCATATAAAATTGGGATGTTAGCAGGAGCCACCAGTGGGGGTCAAGTTTATCTATGGACACCATGTTAA